The Pan troglodytes isolate AG18354 chromosome 1, NHGRI_mPanTro3-v2.0_pri, whole genome shotgun sequence genome includes a region encoding these proteins:
- the MED8 gene encoding mediator of RNA polymerase II transcription subunit 8, whose translation MQREEKQLEASLDALLSQVADLKNSLGSFICKLENEYGRLTWPSVLDNFALLSGQLNTLNKVLKHEKTPLFRNQVIIPLVLSPDRDEDLMRQTEGRVPVFSHEVVPDHLRTKPDPEVEEQEKQLTTDAARIGADAAQKQIQSLNKMCSNLLEKISKEERESESGGLRPNKQTFNPTDTNALVAAVAFGKGLSNWRPSGSSGPGQAGQPGAGTILAGTSGLQQVQMAGAPSQQQPMLSGVQMAQAGQPGKMPSGIKTNIKSASMHPYQR comes from the exons ATGCAG agagaggagaagcagcttgAGGCATCATTAGATGCACTGCTGAGTCAAGTGGCTGATCTGAAGAACTCTCTGGGGAGTTTCATTTGCAAGTTGGAGAACGAGTATGGCCGGCTGACCTG GCCATCTGTCCTGGACAACTTTGCCTTGCTTTCTGGACAGCTGAACACTCTGAACAAGGTCTTGAAGCATGAAAAAACACCGCTGTTCCGTAACCAGGTCATCATTCCTCTGGTGTTGTCTCCAGACCGAGATGAAGATCTCATg CGGCAGACTGAAGGACGGGTGCCTGTTTTCAGCCATGAGGTAGTCCCTGACCATCTGAGAACCAAGCCTGACCCTGAAGTGGAAGAACAGGAGAAGCAACTGACGACAGATGCTGCCCGCATTGGTGCAGATGCAGCCCAG AAGCAGATCCAGAGCTTGAATAAAATGTGTTCAAACCTTCTggagaaaatcagcaaagaggaGCGAGAATCAGAGAGTGGAG GTCTCCGGCCGAACAAGCAGACCTTTAACCCTACAGACACTAATGCCTTGGTGGCAGCTGTTGCCTTTGGGAAAGGACTATCTAATTGGAGACCTTCAGGCAGCAGTGGTCCTGGCCAGGCAGGCCAGCCAGGAGCTGGGACGATCCTTGCAGGAACCTCAGGATTACAGCAGGTGCAGATGGCAGGAGCTCCAAGCCAGCAGCAGCCAATGCTCAGTGGGGTACAAATGGCTCAGGCAGGTCAACCAG GGAAAATGCCAAGTGGAATAAAAACCAACATCAAGTCGGCTTCCATGCATCCCTACCAGCGGTGA